Proteins co-encoded in one Dasypus novemcinctus isolate mDasNov1 chromosome 6, mDasNov1.1.hap2, whole genome shotgun sequence genomic window:
- the OPALIN gene encoding opalin isoform X1: protein MTLSHPTAFALPAGHSYKWETQANNTSKAEGCQGQCLEEVLGRMSGMGFSLNFTLPANTTSSPVVTGGKEADCGPSLGLAAGIPSLVATALLVALVLTVLHRRRSSSESTEETERPCEISDIFDNPKISENPRRSPTHENMMGREETHIYVKTVAGSEEPVHDTYHPTVEMERRHGLWWLMPRLSLE, encoded by the exons ATGACTCTCTCTCATCCTACTGCCTTTGCTCTCCCAGCTGGACATTCCTACAAATGGGAGACACAAGCCAATAACACCAGCAAGGCAGAAGGTTGCCAAGGACAGTGTTTGGAGGAGGTTCTTGGGAGGATGTCAGGAATG GGATTTTCCCTAAACTTCACACTGCCAGCTAACACA ACTTCCTCCCCAGTTGTTACAGGTGGGAAAGAAGCA GACTGTGGGCCGTCTCTTGGATTAGCGGCAGGCATCCCTTCCCTGGTGGCCACAGCCCTGCTGGTGGCGTTAGTCCTCACCGTGCTGCACCGGAGAAGAAGCAGCAGTGAGTCCACCGAG GAAACTGAGAGACCATGTGAAATTTCTGACATCTTTGACAATCCCAAGATATCTGAG AATCCTCGGAGGTCACCCACACATGAGAATATGATGGGGAGAGAAGAAACACACATTTATGTGAAGACTGTAGCGGGAAGTGAGGAACCTGTGCATGACACTTACCATCCTACTGTAGAAATGGAGAGAAGGCATGGTTTGTGGTGGCTTATGCCCAGACTGAGCCTGGAATGA
- the OPALIN gene encoding opalin isoform X2, translating into MTLSHPTAFALPAGHSYKWETQANNTSKAEGCQGQCLEEVLGRMSGMGFSLNFTLPANTTSSPVVTGGKEADCGPSLGLAAGIPSLVATALLVALVLTVLHRRRSSSESTEETERPCEISDIFDNPKISETGE; encoded by the exons ATGACTCTCTCTCATCCTACTGCCTTTGCTCTCCCAGCTGGACATTCCTACAAATGGGAGACACAAGCCAATAACACCAGCAAGGCAGAAGGTTGCCAAGGACAGTGTTTGGAGGAGGTTCTTGGGAGGATGTCAGGAATG GGATTTTCCCTAAACTTCACACTGCCAGCTAACACA ACTTCCTCCCCAGTTGTTACAGGTGGGAAAGAAGCA GACTGTGGGCCGTCTCTTGGATTAGCGGCAGGCATCCCTTCCCTGGTGGCCACAGCCCTGCTGGTGGCGTTAGTCCTCACCGTGCTGCACCGGAGAAGAAGCAGCAGTGAGTCCACCGAG GAAACTGAGAGACCATGTGAAATTTCTGACATCTTTGACAATCCCAAGATATCTGAG ACAGGAGAGTGA